Genomic segment of Iocasia fonsfrigidae:
TCCAAGCAGAGTATAAGTCCTCATAATCACTATCAAAAGTACCGCCTACCTTAAAAGTAGAATTGAACGTCATCAAGCTAAACTCACTACCTAAATAACTCTCTTCATCATCCAAGGGATATGTAGGATAATACTCACTAAACCCTTTCCCCCAAGTCCAGTACCCCTTCCCAAACTCTAATATACTATCTCCAACCATTGTATTAATTAAAAATTCATCAAGGTATACAGAATCTTCCTCTGTTTCTCCTTTTACCCTTAAGTCATACTGATAAAGACCATATATCCCTGAAGCACTTAACTCCAGGGTAGTATCTACACTACTTTCTGAGTCAAGGATGTATGAATCAGGTAAATTATCATTATCAATATGGGAATAATCAAATTCAGTAATTAATTTACTGTCCAGTTCAATAGCCATAGCATTATTAACAAGCCGTAAAATAATAATTATTAAGAAAGTTAATATCATTAAGATCTTCTTATAATTAGCCATTTTATGCCTTTAATCTTTAATGAGTAAATCAAATCTACTCATCATTAGTGGTTGAAAAGCCCTTGGTGACAACTCCTTAACCTGTATACCTATATACTTTAACTCTGTAACTCTATCTTGATCTTGTAATAGATTTTTGATAACTATATCAGCAACCTCATGATTTCCTATTTTTCTATGATTCTTATAATTTAATTCCTTTAATGGAGTACCACTGACAGCTTTTAATATAACATGTTTAATCCTATTTGTATCCTTGCTGATAGTTAATTTCACTTGCTGATAAGTAGTCTTTTCATCTTTGGCAAGCAAATCTATAATATAAGAATCTTCTACTTCATGAAATTCTTTAATATCATAGTCTCTATAATAATTAATACCAACTGTTTCTCCTATACCAGCATCCCCAAATATTCTTTGTTGTCCCGAAATTCTAATTGGCCGCCGAAGATTCTTTTTAGACATCCAATTATTAGTTCCTATAATTAAGAATTTATTATGAACTAAATCTTCTGGTGCAGTAAAGGTTACCATTTGTCGCTCCCCACCATTATAAATATAAACTCTTAATGCTGAACTATTGGTTTCAGTCTCTTCTCCATCATTAATTTTATCCTTATCTTTAACTTTTTCGATTACTGTACAGTCCATTTCAATTAGATAGGAATTTTCATGTAAATTTTGTTTATCTAAAGCTAACTGTATGATTTCTTTAGAACCAGTAGCATATATTTTACTTGTATTTAATAAAAATATGGATATTATTATAAGTAATATCATAGACTTTTTATTTATTATCCTCATTAGGAACACCCCTCTTTTTAATTAAGGGCAACTATAATCACCCTACTGTAAACAACTTCCTATAAATATAAATCTACTAAACATGTCTCAACATCTCTACTACCTTAAGGCGTGCGGCCTTTAGAGCAGGATAAACGGTTGATAGGGTAGTAGCAAGGATTACTATTAAAAATGGAGTTATTCCATTTTTTAACGCTAATTTAATATATAAAGGCACCTCTTGAGTATTAGGCGGAGTATAGGTTATATTTAAGCTATTTACAATATTTCCTGCTATCCATCCTAGAGCAATCCCCAGAACACCCCCCATAACTCCAATAATTAATGCCTCTTGAATCAACTGTGTAAATACTTGACTTTGTCTTGTCCCAATAGCTCTAACTGTACCAATTTCATTCATCCGTTCAAAAAAAGACATCGACATAATCTCTAATATACTAATAAATATTAAGAGAAATATTAACATTGATAGAAATAAAAAAGCTGTTTCATACAATCCCCTAACCTGATGATAGAAAGCAGCTAAATCTTCCCAGCTTCTCATTTCAACATCTAAGCCTGCTTCTTTAAAATCTGATTTTAATTCTACAATAGTACGATCAGTTAATTTAGTATCAGTCAATAAAACTTTAAATTTGTCTACTCCCTCAGTATTTAGTAGAATTTGGGCAAAACTAAGGGGCATCATAATATAATGGCTATCTGCATCATCATTTCCTATAGAGAAGGAACCACTTAACTGTAAACTACCTGCATTATAGGCACCATCAATAGTTGTAGCCATTATCGAAACCCATTCATCCTCTTCAATATTCAATATCTTTTTTATCCCCTGCCCTACAATTACTCTGTCTTGATCACCTGGGAATAAGGAAGTTCCACTTTTAATAGATATATTCTGTTTATAATCGGTTTCTACCCCCATGGCTGAAACAATAGTACTTCTTTTTTCTGTTCCTAAGATTCCAGAGACCTGCAAAGTTCTAGTATAATCTGTCACATGCTCTTTATTGTTAAGTATCTCATTAATCTTAGCAATATCATCCTTACTTAAAACCTTCCTATCCACACTTTTCTTATCCCAAAAGCCTTCTTTAGCAATTTGTAAGTTACTATATTCTCTAATAGCCATCATCTGTAACCCCTCAAATGTTGAAGTAAAGTATCCTTTTAATAGGAATAAAACTGCTATACTGACAATTATTAAGCCTAAACTTAAAAGTGAACGCCTCTTATTTCTCATAATACTTCGCCAGGCTATTTTGAACATACTAACTGACCTCCTTTACACTTAGAGTACCATCTTTAATTTCTATTAACTTTTGGGCATATCTATTGATAAATAAATCATGGGTCACAATAACAAAGGCTACGTCATATTCATTATTTAAATTTAGCATTAACTCTATAATAGTCTTCCCTGTTTCAGAATCTAGATTTCCTGTTGGCTCATCTGCTAAAACCACTTCAGGCTCGGTAACTAGAGCCCGTGCAATAGCTACTCTCTGTTTTTGACCACCAGATAGCTGGCCAGGTAATCTATTATTCATCTTATCCAAAGCAAGCTCTTTTAAAATCTTATCAACTCTCTTCTTTCTTTCTGACTTACTGACTTTCTGTAAGAGAAGGGGATATTCTACATTCTCCCATACTGTTAAAACTGGAACCAATTCAAAGTATTGAAATACCAAACCAATTTTATCTCTACGAAGCTCTGTCCGTTCTCTATCACTTAAAGAATTTAAAGAAGTTTTATTAATCTCAATCTCCCCTGAGCTTGCTTCATCAATACCAGCCAACAAATTTAGGAGGGTAGATTTTCCACTACCAGAAGGACCATTTACTACAATAAAGTCACCTTTGTTAATTGTAAGATTTATATTCTTTAAGGCTTGAACTTCTTCAATCTGGCTAGAATATATCTTGCTTAAATTTTCTATTTTAATAATAGCCACTTCTTACTCCCCCTTAAATTTCTTTAGCTTCTTTTAAAATATCCTCTGCCCATTTATTAGCTGGATAAATTTTCAGAGCTTGTTTTGCACTATCTATCGCTTGGTCTTTATCTTTTAATTTTATATAAGCATTGGCTATCCAAATATAAGAAATAAAGTTATCGAATTTATCTTTACTATCTAAGGCCTTTTGAAACATTGTAATTCCTTTATCTATATCACCGCCACCAATTTTAGGTGCATTTATATAGTATATTCCTAATGAATTAAAAGCCGTATAATTTTCTTTATCAAGCTTCACAGCTTTCTGTAATAATTTAACTGCTTTTGGACCACTAGTCATCAAATAAATTACGCCTTTATATTCCATCAATCTCATATAAGTATCA
This window contains:
- a CDS encoding outer membrane lipoprotein-sorting protein; this encodes MRIINKKSMILLIIISIFLLNTSKIYATGSKEIIQLALDKQNLHENSYLIEMDCTVIEKVKDKDKINDGEETETNSSALRVYIYNGGERQMVTFTAPEDLVHNKFLIIGTNNWMSKKNLRRPIRISGQQRIFGDAGIGETVGINYYRDYDIKEFHEVEDSYIIDLLAKDEKTTYQQVKLTISKDTNRIKHVILKAVSGTPLKELNYKNHRKIGNHEVADIVIKNLLQDQDRVTELKYIGIQVKELSPRAFQPLMMSRFDLLIKD
- a CDS encoding ABC transporter permease, whose protein sequence is MFKIAWRSIMRNKRRSLLSLGLIIVSIAVLFLLKGYFTSTFEGLQMMAIREYSNLQIAKEGFWDKKSVDRKVLSKDDIAKINEILNNKEHVTDYTRTLQVSGILGTEKRSTIVSAMGVETDYKQNISIKSGTSLFPGDQDRVIVGQGIKKILNIEEDEWVSIMATTIDGAYNAGSLQLSGSFSIGNDDADSHYIMMPLSFAQILLNTEGVDKFKVLLTDTKLTDRTIVELKSDFKEAGLDVEMRSWEDLAAFYHQVRGLYETAFLFLSMLIFLLIFISILEIMSMSFFERMNEIGTVRAIGTRQSQVFTQLIQEALIIGVMGGVLGIALGWIAGNIVNSLNITYTPPNTQEVPLYIKLALKNGITPFLIVILATTLSTVYPALKAARLKVVEMLRHV
- a CDS encoding ABC transporter ATP-binding protein codes for the protein MAIIKIENLSKIYSSQIEEVQALKNINLTINKGDFIVVNGPSGSGKSTLLNLLAGIDEASSGEIEINKTSLNSLSDRERTELRRDKIGLVFQYFELVPVLTVWENVEYPLLLQKVSKSERKKRVDKILKELALDKMNNRLPGQLSGGQKQRVAIARALVTEPEVVLADEPTGNLDSETGKTIIELMLNLNNEYDVAFVIVTHDLFINRYAQKLIEIKDGTLSVKEVS